A genomic window from Flavobacterium johnsoniae includes:
- a CDS encoding rhamnogalacturonan acetylesterase, with product MKKYILLTFLITTFCFAQKTSVYCIGDSTMANKKDPEKNPEHGWAQVLQSFFNDNIVVINKAVNGRSTRSFINEKRWDSIYKQLKKGDYVLIEFGHNDEKIEDPSRYTNPHTAYRYNLIKFVKESREKGAIPILLTSISRRNFNEKGVLVPTHGDYPLETRLVAQEYNVPFVDMEYYTELLEQSYGSEKSKELHLHFKAGENAFYDKEKADDTHLSLKGATEIAQIFVSQIKQSKESSLEKLKKGIK from the coding sequence ATGAAAAAATATATTCTACTAACATTTCTTATCACCACATTTTGTTTCGCACAAAAAACATCAGTTTATTGTATTGGCGACTCTACGATGGCAAATAAAAAAGATCCAGAAAAAAATCCAGAACATGGATGGGCGCAGGTATTGCAGTCGTTTTTTAATGATAATATTGTAGTGATAAATAAAGCTGTAAATGGCAGAAGCACTCGAAGTTTTATCAACGAAAAACGTTGGGATTCTATATATAAACAATTAAAAAAAGGAGATTATGTTTTAATTGAATTTGGACATAATGATGAGAAAATAGAAGATCCGAGTCGTTATACTAATCCGCATACGGCATACAGATATAATTTAATAAAATTTGTAAAAGAAAGCAGAGAAAAAGGAGCCATACCAATTTTATTGACTTCTATTTCAAGACGTAATTTTAACGAGAAAGGAGTTTTGGTTCCCACTCACGGCGATTACCCTTTAGAAACCCGATTGGTTGCTCAAGAGTACAATGTGCCTTTTGTTGATATGGAATATTATACTGAACTTCTTGAGCAATCTTATGGATCTGAAAAGTCAAAAGAGTTGCATCTGCATTTTAAAGCAGGAGAAAATGCTTTTTATGATAAAGAAAAAGCAGACGACACACATTTATCTCTAAAAGGAGCAACAGAAATTGCCCAGATTTTTGTTAGCCAGATTAAACAGTCAAAAGAATCTTCATTGGAGAAACTTAAAAAAGGAATAAAATAG